Part of the Echeneis naucrates chromosome 18, fEcheNa1.1, whole genome shotgun sequence genome is shown below.
CATCAAAATAAATCTATACATTTTACCTGAGCAAGATCATGAGACGCTGTTAAAGtatttacataaacacaaataaaatcttgAACAAGAAATcttaaaaaggttttaaagaaaatataattatttatattatgaaggaaaaaaaaaagaactcactTATTTTCCAAGTTTGTTTAAAGAAATCCAAAAAGTATATTTCAATGCTGATTGGCAAAACAttggaaatttttatttttaaatcttttgaaATCTTAATTCAACAAAACAGCCAGAACACGTATTCACTTACATGCACATTTTCCCCAGACTAAATCTGTAAAAACCCTTTAAAAATAtaactgagagaaaaaaaaagcgatctttcaatatatataaataatagaGGCTAATGTGTGGGTGTGGAGGTATCTTCACATCCACTCAGGGAGTGAGGATTTACCTCTGACTCACTCTCTTTAAATAGCACAGAGAAGCTCCTCCATAGCGACAGTCGTCAGGTCAGAGTAGAAGTTTCCCTCGTTATCTCCTCCTCCGAACACCAGCAGAGTTCTGCTGGTGTTCGTGTCCACGTCGTCATCCTCTGAGAAAGTGTGGCGAGGGGCGATATCCATTGTGATAAGGGAGTGGCCCGCCCTGGGGACAGAGAGCTGAGGGAGTGACACCTCTGTCCAGCTGTTGGTGTCtggagaaatggaaagaaaaaacaaacaaaaaacaacagaacagtaAAATAATGGTGTTACTAACAGGAACTTCATCATGTAATTATAGCTAcaataaatgatttaataaatgaaaacattcaagcCTCCTTGATGAGAACACTGATGCAGCTGTCTATGCCTGCTAGCTTAGTTTTGCATAAAtaatagaaacagaaagaaaaatgcaacgTTTGATGACCATCCCCTCCGCAGTCTATTTGTTGAGCCATTATGCCTGGTTTGGATTACATGTAGAAACTCTAGATACACAAGAATTTCTATATTTAGCAGTCAATCGGATTGTGACAGTGAGCTGTCCCTCACCTATGTCGAAGATGAACGCGTCACTGAGAGCGTTGTTTCCATTGTAACCGCCATGGATCAGAAACTTTGTGTCTGAGAGCACAGCACTGCCATGCCAACTgcaacagacaacagacagacacacaaacctaTCATTGGATCACATCTAGGTTCAGTATCCTAATATGAGGCAAATCAAGAAGTATCTGTTTAGTTATGGACTATTTCTCATGACTGGCGGTGCTGAACACATGGTGGGGTTCAGTGCCCTAGATCCATCCAGCTGTACAGTATTTGCATGCCTAGCTGAGTACCTTCGAGGAGAGGGGGCTTTCCCAGTTGTTTTCACGGCAGAAAACTCCATCAGACctaagacacacaaaaacatttacataaatgccatatgtacatatatgaacatgcagacagacagtaCATGTACATGGAAGCTGGAGTCTTCTGTATAAACCTGGTGTGTTTGTCTTACCAAGGTCCAACATGTACATGTCATTGTAGCATACTGGAGTGTCCCATCCACCAAATACATAGATTTTCCTCTCCTGCATCACACATGCAGAGTGTctgcaagaaaaaataaagtgggAGCTAAAGGGCTGGAGAACATGATGTGTTtcaagtgtgtgtctgaggttgAAAGACAGCCTGGCAGTCAGATGAAGCCATCTTACCCGGAGCGAGGGGAGGGTTGGACACCTGTTACAATGGGTTCGTACCAGATGGAGAGGTGGGGATCGAAGATGTACAGTGAGTCACTGCAGCCGTCAGGCTCTGGGTTTGGACGAGGAAACACTCCTCCCAGTACGAAGAGTTCCCCCcgaaacaaactgcagctgtgatAGGCCAGAGGAGGGACCTTACCTTGAGCCTGAAGTAAATGATAGAAGAACGAAATATGAGGGGGGGGATTTAAAACGTTCTCATGGGGCATGAACTTGTAGAGTTAAATGttaactaacacacacacacacacacacacacacacacacacacacacacctccaccatGGTCCACTTCCAGCTCTGTGTGTCCAGGATGTGAACATCATTGAACCACTTCTTGTTTTTAGAGCCTCCAAACACAAAGATCCGCTTTGAGTTGGGGTCATACACAGCTGTGTGACCAATCCTGGCCTCAGGGGTCGGACCCTCTGCCAGGGTTTCTGCAGCCACCCACGACATGTCCTCTGTAGAACAGACAGCAATGACTTCAACACAGGCCCACAGGAAACTTTTCATTATCTTGTTTAATAGGAGTTCTACTGAAACTGGCTTTGCAGTTTGTTGTTCAACTGACCTGTGCACAGCTTCCACATGGGGTCTTTGCAGAACTGCATCCTTGCTCCTTGTCCTCCAATCAGAATAGCTGTCTGAGGATCAATGGGGCACAGAGTCTGACCCCAGCGACCTGATGGACTGACCAGCGGGGCTGCATGAGAACCAGAGATTTCACATTTACTGAAAACGGAatttttgagtttattttatgGTGAGAGCGTTGATGTGGGAAATATCAGTGGATGTGGTCCctaagagaggagagaaaaaaacaaacaaacaaacaaaaaaaacccttaacACAGGTGGCTGAATACTGGCACGGATAGAAATAAGTGGAAATGCAAATGCATCTGTTCCATAAAAGAGCTGAACTTACTGACAAAAATGCGGCTGATTCACTGAACTATAATGTGATGTGACTTCATAGCCACAAAGATATTAAGCTTCTCATCGAACAGACagcaagaaggaaaataaacatgttttctgaaatgatgCACCTATTCCTTTAATACTGCTCAGTTGGCTGTAATCTATAAATACCTGGATGGGCCATGGGCTATGTGTGAGTCACACATCCAACTTCATGATACGTTCCTGTGCTGAACGCTTTCTCACGACCAgatgaacacaaaaagaaaacctcatTTTGTGAACTCAGGTGGGCGATTTGCATCGACAGACCAGCCGAGGGACCAAAAAGGGAAGAAGCATGACAGAAAGGAAGGACAAAATGGTATGTAATGTGTATTCACAAACTCACTAGTCTGTGTGGGAGTCTTGGCCTGCCTACTCTTCGTCCTGACTGCGCTCCGAGGAGGCGTTCTTCCCACAATCCCCTGCGCCTCAACAGCTCCATTAGCTGTAGAAACGAGATTTGTTAGAAAGAACTGTGCACAAAGACATGATTTACTCCTCCTCACTGAGCCACAGAGGTGTCTTCAGCACTAATTATCATTAGCTATACTATTCTGGCTTTCACACTCACAAGTATAAAAACTGCTCACtttacacttttatttctcACAAGTGCACCCACAGGTATTAAAACAGTTCTTGTGTCTAATTCCACCCGTATAAATCTTTTACCTCATGTACCAATTAATAATATATTACTGATTTGGTTTCCACAGCACGATGTAACAACAGGAAGCCTCTCTCACCTGTTCCCTTCATATTTGTTGCATCTCCAACACTACTGAACAGCTTCTGCCCGGCTTTGGTTTGCCCTCTGGCTTTCCGTACTGGCGTGGTCTTCTCCACGGTaccatttggacacacattctcttcttcctctctcttt
Proteins encoded:
- the krcp gene encoding kelch repeat-containing protein produces the protein MDEFGVYALFGVDGPAQRLLSTDGSVRVCVAVPAYVRQVVLFSSGPWGDRICASAELNDADGIPITIGKLTPYNRCLSWEQWEEETWTDSVTLNITLEGGSLTKADRSEVILAVKEYTPKDTAAPLAAQEINRKRKRGQGAEGVSNENSATKREEEENVCPNGTVEKTTPVRKARGQTKAGQKLFSSVGDATNMKGTANGAVEAQGIVGRTPPRSAVRTKSRQAKTPTQTTPLVSPSGRWGQTLCPIDPQTAILIGGQGARMQFCKDPMWKLCTEDMSWVAAETLAEGPTPEARIGHTAVYDPNSKRIFVFGGSKNKKWFNDVHILDTQSWKWTMVEAQGKVPPLAYHSCSLFRGELFVLGGVFPRPNPEPDGCSDSLYIFDPHLSIWYEPIVTGVQPSPRSGHSACVMQERKIYVFGGWDTPVCYNDMYMLDLGLMEFSAVKTTGKAPSPRSWHGSAVLSDTKFLIHGGYNGNNALSDAFIFDIDTNSWTEVSLPQLSVPRAGHSLITMDIAPRHTFSEDDDVDTNTSRTLLVFGGGDNEGNFYSDLTTVAMEELLCAI